GCTGGGGCCGGGCTGGGCGGGGGATGGGAGGCTGGGTGCGGGGAGGTCAGGAGGatgctctgggctgggctgggtgcgCCCAGGCCAGGAGCCTCCTCCCACCCATTTGTTCTGGGTACCGGGAGATGCCAGGGGAGCGACACCCGGGCAGAAGGGGCCAAAGTCCCCATTTAGGGCCTCGAGGAAGTTAATGTGTAATACTCTAGAATATAAACTGGGCCGTGAGGCGCGATCCTGAGCCTAGGCCTCCGGGAGCCACCGAGAGCTACGGCCGGCAGCTGCCAGCATGTCGGTGAGAATGCCGGCTTCCCCGCCGCTCACCTCCTCCACTCCCCACATCTTTGCCTGAGGGGGTGCCTTGGGGGTGGCTGGAGAAAAATgtcactgcccctctctgggcctcggtttccctcTCGGTTTAGTGACCGAGTGGGACAGACGGTCTCCACCGCCCTTTTAGCATGAATGTTCTCTGCTCTCTCTACCACCACCCTGCTGCGGGAGCCCGGACCTACCTCTTCCCCTCTCTAGACTCAGTTTCTCGtccttaataaaataattttaggagtAATAATAATTGCCAACACCtactgagctttttaaaaaaagattttatgtatttatttgagagagcaagcatgagctcgagcacgtgcagggggagggacagcggGAGAAATAGGTTCCCCGGAtgctggggctcgatcccaggaccctgggatcatgacctgagccaaaggcagcagctcaaccaactgagccacccaggcgcccctctactgagctttataaagatgaagaaactgaggctcggggaggAAGTCGGCCAAGGTCACAATCTGTAAAGTGCAGGAGTTTGAGTGGATCGTCTTTGCGGTCCCTGATTCTCTGATTCCAAACCCGGCTCTGTCATAGCTGGCTGTGTGGCTTCAGATAAGTCACTgcgcctctctgagcctcagtgtcccgcATTTACGGAACCAATCACAGACGGCATCTGAGGATCAGAAGGGGTCTCGGTTTCCCGTGGCTGCTGCAacacatttattctctcagaGGTTTAGAGGCGAGAAGTCTGAAATCGGGGGCTCGGCAGGGCCCGGCCTCCGCTGAAGGCTCCGGGGGAGGAGCCTTTCTTGTCTCCTGCAGCTTCGCTGCTCATAGccggtctcagggtcctgggctgtgGCTGTCctgctcccatctctgcctctgtcctcatggTGCCTTCTCCTCTGTGGGTCTGTGTTTCTGGGAcccctttccctttgcttataAGGATGTCAGTCATATCGGATTTAAGGTCCACCCTAAACAAATCTTAACCtggttacatctgcaaagaccctgtctCCAGATAGGTCACACCCACGGGTATCAGGTGGCCATGACTTTTTGGGAGACATCGTTCAAGCCAGTAGAGATAAGATGCAggatgtgggggcacctgggtggctcagtcgttaagcgtctgccttcggctcagggcgtgatcctcgcgttctgggatcgagccccacatcagcctcctctgctggaagccagcttcttcctctcccactccccctgcttgtgttccctctctcgctggctatctctgtctctgtcaaatgaataaataaaatcttaaaaaaaaaaaagaagatgcaggATGTGAATGCCACAGGTGGGGTCAAGTATGGCAGGGATGACACTGACCCTAACCTCGGCCTCTCAGGGGGAAGCCCTGTGGCCCAGAGACCTTCCCAACCCACTGTCCCCTTCTCCGGTCATCCtgtccctgccctctctctcctccttctccagagACTACCCAGTCCAGATCTCTTATATTAATGATGGGGGGGCTCAGTGCCCTCGAGTGTGCAGAGGGTGAGTGTGACCTGCGGCCCTGTGAGATGGTGCTTGTGAGTGGACACCACCGGCAGAAGGGGTCTGGGCACTCGTGTGACGGGCTTGTTACAGAATGCTTCTCTGTTGGCACAGGGAAAATTTGAGATGACCAACATGGACATGAAGTTGGGGACAACGCTGAAGATCAAGGGCAAGATTGCCAGTGATGCTGATGggtgagcaaggggagaggcggGGGTTGGGGCAGAAGGGGGCCGAGGAGCTGTCCATAGGCCTGGGACAGGCGTGGaaggtgggggcaggcagggcagcccAGTGAGACGGACACAGAGGAGAGCGACCTCAGGCCAAAGGGGCCTTTTTTATATCCTTGCTCGTTCTCACACCCTCTCACACCCCCCCTGGCTCCCCTCCCGTGAGGGGCCTGCCTTTGCTGCTGAAGCTGTTTGGGGACCCTGAGAATTTCACAGCTCATGCTATATGCTCAACTCCGTGGCCCCCAAAGACATcgaaggggcaggaggagaagcccCTGGAGCTCTGCCCAGCCCCCTGCAGGTCAGGAGTCTCTGATGAAAGTCCATGCCCCCCGCCCTTTACCCAGCTAAATGGGCAGGAGGCCAGCCTTTCACACATTACACCGGAAACAGCCACCAGGGGGCGCCAAGAGGGGGGGTCTCATTTACATCCTATCCTTTAGAACCCGCGGCATTGGGCTCTACCTGTGGGCGGACTGGTTATAGAATTTCTCGGGGCTGATCTCCATCAACtgttggctggggaggggcaggctgatgTAGGCGGGAGGAGCCAAGAGCAAAGTCACCCCTTTCTCCTACTTGGGTTCCTCCAGTTTACAGACATCTGTGATCCCTCCAGTCTGAGACCTCCCACTGAAGGCACCCTCTTCATGACTCCGTGTCCTACTCTCAGGGACCTTGACAGTCTAACTCAGGCTGCAGTGATCCTGTCAAGAAGTCACACAACCCCTGATTGAATATCTGTCATGACAGGGAGCTCACCACCTTAACTGTTCATGGCCAAACTCAGCAGGCCTCCAGATACCTAAGGACAGCAATTCTCCCTCCCCGATTCCTGAGATTGTCCCTCTCAGTGACCCTCCTGTCGAGGGCCTTGGTCCAGGTGCCAAATGGAAACGGGGCACTCCCGTGCTAGGTCTGACCAGGTTGTCACTTCCCTCGCCTTAAGGCACAGGCCTCAGTCAACACCTTTCTTTCGTGATTCTTTCGGCCTGTGGTCAACCCAAGCAGTTTTCCCCGGGGCTGGCCCCCAATCCTGACTTGTTACCCCTTTCCCGGCAGATTTGCGATTAATCTGGGCCAGGGGTCAGAGAAGCTAAACCTGCATTTCAACCCACGCATCCGGGACTCCGTCATCATCTGCAACTCCCGGGATGGCGGCTGGGGGCAGGAGCAACGGGACAATCACATGTGCTTCAGCCCCGGGTCAGAGGTCAAGGTGAGGTCAAAGGGGGAAGGCGCCCAAGGAGGGCGTCAGCGGGAGAGCCCAGAGGGTAGGGCCCCCTGGCCTAGACACGTGTTGGCACTGCCTGAGCCACCGCGAGCCCCCCTGGCCCATTCCCggggcctcctgcctccccacaccctccctccccccacagatCTCCGTGACCTTTGGGAAGGACGGATTCGAAGTGAAGCTGCCGGACGGGCACCAGCTGACCTTTCCCAACAGGCTGGGCCACAGCCACATCAGCTACCTGAACGTGCAGGGCGGGCTGAAGGTCTCTTCCTTCAAGATCGCCGGGGAGTGAAGGACCTCACCGGAGTGAAGACCCCGGGAGCGGCCGCCCTCTCCAGGGCTTCTCTACCGGGTCACACAGGACCAGCGGCTGGCCGTGCAGCAGTTCCCGCCCCTGGgatccccccctcctcccctaaagctaggaacaaacaaaaagaacccgCCTTCATCCAGTCTTTCTGTGGCTGGTGTTTTCCATACACTGTCATGCCCCCAGCATCCTCATgatgcagagaaggaaactgaggcacgaggTCACAGGACTGCGAGGTGGGGGTTGGGACGTGCGCCCAAACACCTCCAGGAACCCACCACTGCCTACTTGTCCGCGACCGTCACCAGGGCAAGCGCCCAGCTGCGCTGTGGGATTAGGGGGCGGGTACTGGTTCCAGGCACCTGGGCCAGGGGCTGTTCCAGAACTGTAGATAAGGCTCCCACCTGGGCCTCTTTATCGCTGGAACATTCATTCCAGCCTGGTTACTCATTACCCCCTGCCTTGGCCCCTCCCCTCACTGGGGGCCCTGGGGGTGTAGGGTgtgaggcggggcggggggggggggggcggctcgATTCTTTGGTTTTCCAAACACGATGGGAGGCTGTTTAAGCAGGTGGAGCTGACCCTGTTCTCCCAGGTCCCCAAGCATCTTGCTGGACACCTTTTATCAAAAAGCCTTTTTTAATCAGGACCCAGAAGCGGGTCTGGGGTGCACAGGAAGGTGGGATTCCTCCCCTGTGAGGTCACACCTGACTTTT
This Ursus arctos isolate Adak ecotype North America unplaced genomic scaffold, UrsArc2.0 scaffold_21, whole genome shotgun sequence DNA region includes the following protein-coding sequences:
- the LGALS2 gene encoding galectin-2, with the translated sequence MSGKFEMTNMDMKLGTTLKIKGKIASDADGFAINLGQGSEKLNLHFNPRIRDSVIICNSRDGGWGQEQRDNHMCFSPGSEVKISVTFGKDGFEVKLPDGHQLTFPNRLGHSHISYLNVQGGLKVSSFKIAGE